From a region of the Argiope bruennichi chromosome 8, qqArgBrue1.1, whole genome shotgun sequence genome:
- the LOC129981801 gene encoding negative elongation factor B-like — translation MSGLEEVGIPGKEYLREALTNCADPLKAIEDFQTENGILLPSLRPMLPLLDRHGVPRQEFHLSVLEELKDTLIATIEKLSQNDPRERERKLKELLQKSFILINVPKIKPVVLCILKNMDRVEDRYLKHLVSNKQLYQECDVQVKRQIWQDNQSLFGDEVSPLLTQYIKEKEDLLFKHSDPITQFFAPSPKQRRQGEVVQKLLTMIGHNVKLYDMVLQFLRTLFLRTKIVHYCTLRSELLMALHDLEIQEITHVDPCHKFTWCLDACIREKNVDVKRSRELQGFLDSIKRGNEQVLGDLSMTLCDPYAINFLATSALKIIMYLISQEGYARENAVLVLLLRMLALGLQAWEMISTQVYKEPKLDAQLVTKFLPSLMSLMVDDQVRAINAKLPQDDRESAITTIEHFGPPPDAYQAYIQENGVASVLAMYYTLQNARQKDRHGLMRVLGTLALCENDRAFEDPFLNSLTYFLVTNLIDEFSTEDFCTVVFDEFFLTGLAKESVVRHILKLLNYVYTKLPPSRLDGVMKALQPCAQHYESIQPAFQEIQKLLKNHQPVCVPKPMEVDSPLLSVPTPAPV, via the exons ATGTCAGGTTTAGAGGAAGTAGGCATTCCTGGCAAAGAATATCTTCGAGAAGCTCTGACCAATTGTGCAGATCCTCTAAAAGCCATTGAAGATTTTCAGACTGAAAATGGAATCCTGCTTCCATCTCTTCGACCCATGCTTCCTCTCCTTGATCGACATGGTGTTCCACGACAGGAATTTCACCTATCAGTTTTAGAAGAACTTAAAGACACATTAATAGCTACTATTGAGAAGCTTTCTCAAAATGATCCCCGAGAACGAGAACGTAAGCTTAAGGAATTGTTGCAGAAGAgctttattttgattaat GTACCTAAAATCAAGCCTgttgttttatgtattttgaaaaacatggACAGAGTTGAAGATAGATATCTCAAGCATTTAGTTAGCAATAAACAACTGTATCAAGAATGTGATGTGCAG gtAAAAAGACAAATTTGGCAGGACAATCAGTCCTTATTTGGAGATGAAGTCTCTCCTCTTCTGACTCAATACATTAAAGAGAAAGAAGACTTGTTGTTTAAACACTCGGATCCCATCACTCAGTTTTTTGCTCCATCTCCTAAACAGAGACGGCAGGGTGAAGTGGTACAGAAATTGCTCACCATGATCGGTCATAATGTTAAGCTTTATGACATGGTGCTACAGTTCCTTAGAACTCTGTTTCTCAGAACAAAAATTGTGCATTATTGTACATTGAGATCAGAATTACTCATGGCTTTACATGATTTAGAA ATTCAAGAAATTACGCATGTTGATCCATGCCACAAATTCACCTGGTGTTTAGATGCTTGCATTCGAGAGAAGAATGTTGATGTAAAACGTTCCAGAGAATTACAAGGATTTTTAGACAGTATTAAGAGAGGAAATGAACAAGTTCTTGG tgACCTTTCAATGACCTTATGTGATCCTTATGCTATAAATTTTCTTGCAACTTCAGCTTTGAAAATTATCATGTACCTCATCAGCCAAGAAGGATATGCAAGA GAAAATGCAGTTTTGGTTTTGCTTCTTCGTATGCTTGCTTTGGGATTACAAGCTTGGGAAATGATTAGTACTCAAGTGTATAAGGAGCCAAAGTtg GATGCACAATTAGTTACGAAGTTTCTACCTTCTCTCATGTCCTTAATGGTTGATGACCAg GTACGAGCCATTAATGCAAAATTGCCTCAAGATGATCGTGAATCTGCTATTACTACCATTGAGCACTTTGGACCTCCACCAGATGCTTATCAGGCATACATTCAAGAAAATGGTGTGGCATCAGTATTGGCCATGTACTACACATTACAAAATG CTCGGCAGAAAGATCGTCATGGCCTAATGCGTGTTTTGGGTACTTTGGCACTGTGTGAAAATGACCGTGCTTTTGAAGATCCTTTTCTCAACAGTCTTACCTACTTTTTGGTTACAAATCTTATTGATGAATTTTCTACTGAGGATTTTTGTACAGTTgtgtttgatgaattttttcTTACTGGACTTGCAAAAGAAAGTGTTGTAAGACATATTCTAAAACTTCTCAATTATGTATATACAAAGCTGCCTCCAAGCAGGCTGGATGGAGTTATGAAAGCTTTGCAACCATGTGCACAG cATTATGAAAGCATTCAACCAGCATTCCAAGaaatacagaaattattaaaaaatcatcaacCAGTTTGTGTTCCAAAACCAATGGAAGTAGATTCTCCTCTTCTTAGTGTGCCAACTCCAGCACCTGTTTAA